A section of the Thermotoga caldifontis AZM44c09 genome encodes:
- a CDS encoding glycosyltransferase family 4 protein — protein sequence MKIAMFTETYVPQKNGVAISVFLYKRALEQRGHQVYVVTTVGNSNDEILVLKSTQFKYESNHVIPVDGRLLPVFDFVRSKNVEIVHSHAPFALGLRALAVQKYLKLPHVHTYHTLLVEYRHYIPKPLTPSRKSVAEFSAWFCNMVNRIVAPTENIKRELESYGVVRPIHVIPTGIDVDSFDRPPLIDVRKEHGISSKTRLLLYVGRMAKEKNVSFLLRVLAHLLQKKHDVHLLLVGDGPERNQLEEEAKQLGIEDRVTFTGALPRERLVDYYQQADVFVFASMTETQGLVVLESLAAGTPVVAVAKMGVANVLRDKEGALLLEEPVLEEFVEKVEMLLSDPKLYDEMRSRGRIYVRQHWSIDKTVQELERVYEMGVEEGPIEVEYYTSVWIEIMVEKMKQISNKIFTAGGGRRVTFAPFSRTRGR from the coding sequence GTGAAAATAGCGATGTTCACTGAAACCTATGTGCCTCAGAAGAACGGTGTGGCAATCTCGGTCTTCCTATACAAAAGGGCGCTGGAGCAGCGCGGGCATCAGGTGTACGTGGTCACAACAGTTGGCAACAGCAATGACGAGATTCTCGTGCTGAAGAGCACCCAGTTCAAGTACGAGTCCAACCACGTGATTCCGGTGGATGGTCGTTTGCTCCCCGTTTTCGATTTTGTACGTTCCAAGAACGTGGAAATCGTTCACAGCCATGCTCCGTTCGCCCTCGGATTGAGGGCTTTGGCGGTACAGAAATATCTGAAGCTCCCGCACGTTCATACGTACCATACCCTTCTGGTGGAGTACAGACATTACATTCCAAAACCCCTGACGCCTTCCAGAAAGAGCGTGGCAGAGTTTTCAGCCTGGTTCTGCAACATGGTCAACAGGATCGTCGCACCGACCGAAAACATCAAGCGAGAACTCGAAAGTTACGGTGTCGTGAGACCCATTCACGTTATACCGACGGGCATAGATGTGGACTCTTTCGATAGACCTCCGCTTATCGATGTCCGCAAAGAGCACGGAATATCGTCAAAAACCAGACTGTTGCTTTATGTTGGGAGAATGGCGAAGGAAAAGAACGTGTCTTTCTTGCTGCGTGTGCTTGCACACCTGCTGCAGAAAAAGCACGATGTGCACCTTCTGCTCGTCGGTGATGGACCCGAGAGGAACCAGCTCGAGGAAGAAGCGAAGCAGCTCGGAATCGAGGATAGAGTGACCTTCACAGGTGCCTTACCGAGAGAACGGCTCGTCGATTATTACCAGCAGGCCGACGTGTTCGTTTTCGCTTCCATGACCGAGACGCAGGGATTGGTGGTGCTCGAATCTCTTGCTGCAGGAACCCCTGTCGTGGCCGTGGCGAAGATGGGGGTTGCGAACGTTTTGAGAGATAAGGAAGGTGCGTTGTTGCTGGAAGAACCAGTGCTGGAGGAGTTCGTTGAAAAAGTGGAGATGTTGCTTTCCGATCCAAAACTCTACGACGAGATGAGATCGAGAGGTAGAATCTACGTGAGACAGCACTGGTCGATAGATAAGACCGTTCAGGAACTCGAAAGGGTGTACGAAATGGGAGTCGAAGAGGGGCCAATCGAGGTGGAGTACTACACCAGCGTATGGATCGAGATCATGGTGGAGAAGATGAAGCAAATTTCGAACAAGATCTTCACCGCAGGAGGTGGCAGGCGTGTTACCTTTGCACCTTTTTCTCGGACACGTGGTCGCTGA
- a CDS encoding type II secretion system F family protein, producing MPYFQYTALTPDGRRIKGTVQANSESQAADLIRRRNYVVLKLQPVASKRDFVLFGVHLNELVVFCRQLATMVSAGVRLKDALSILSRQDVFSSRFRRIITNLVLSLEMGMSFSEALRNEKVFDSIFINLVSSGEEGGVLDRALEKAADFYESSKKLQDEVKSAMAYPTFVLLFAIGVIFLITFYILPRLISVFGSIPTSGIVRFLMNANRYLSEHWLSVLITVVLVVVGIVIFSRTRYVSYVKEWLATLFPPLAKLRNMMAVERFCRILGTLTGSGVLLTRAVEMAAAASNSPRLIRLSKRISERVREGASLRQAMLESGVFPQLVYEMVGTGEETGKLEEVLLKVADFYEDQIRTGVKRLVSLVEPMLIAGVGGFIAFMALTMYSTIFQLQQTIGR from the coding sequence GTGCCTTACTTCCAATACACGGCTCTAACCCCCGATGGGAGAAGAATAAAAGGGACGGTTCAAGCCAACAGCGAGTCTCAGGCCGCCGATCTCATCAGAAGAAGGAACTACGTCGTGTTGAAGCTTCAGCCTGTCGCTTCGAAAAGAGATTTCGTTTTGTTCGGCGTCCATCTGAACGAGCTCGTGGTGTTCTGTCGCCAGCTGGCGACGATGGTGAGCGCCGGTGTGAGGCTCAAGGACGCTTTGTCCATTCTGTCAAGACAGGACGTGTTCTCGTCGCGTTTCAGGAGGATCATCACCAACCTGGTACTATCACTCGAAATGGGTATGTCCTTCTCGGAAGCTTTGAGGAACGAGAAGGTGTTCGATTCCATATTCATCAACCTCGTTTCGTCGGGTGAAGAAGGTGGCGTACTCGACAGAGCTCTGGAAAAGGCTGCGGACTTTTACGAATCTTCGAAAAAGCTCCAGGACGAGGTCAAATCCGCCATGGCTTACCCAACCTTCGTTCTACTGTTCGCGATAGGAGTGATATTCCTTATAACGTTTTACATCTTGCCAAGGTTGATTTCAGTCTTCGGAAGCATACCAACCAGTGGAATCGTCAGATTTCTCATGAACGCGAACAGGTATCTCTCTGAGCACTGGCTCTCCGTTTTGATCACAGTGGTTTTGGTCGTCGTTGGGATCGTCATCTTCTCGAGGACCAGGTACGTCAGTTACGTGAAGGAATGGCTCGCAACGCTGTTTCCTCCACTCGCCAAGCTTCGCAACATGATGGCGGTAGAGCGTTTCTGCAGGATTTTGGGGACGCTGACTGGTAGTGGCGTTCTTCTGACGAGGGCTGTCGAAATGGCTGCTGCCGCATCGAACAGTCCCAGGCTGATCAGGTTGAGCAAGCGCATAAGCGAAAGGGTACGTGAAGGTGCAAGTCTTAGACAGGCGATGCTCGAAAGCGGAGTCTTTCCGCAACTGGTTTACGAGATGGTGGGAACGGGTGAAGAGACGGGAAAGCTCGAGGAAGTGTTGCTCAAGGTGGCGGACTTCTACGAAGATCAGATAAGAACGGGTGTGAAAAGGTTGGTTTCTTTAGTCGAACCGATGCTGATCGCGGGCGTTGGAGGATTCATAGCGTTCATGGCATTGACCATGTATTCAACGATCTTCCAGCTACAGCAAACCATAGGCAGGTGA
- a CDS encoding type IV pilus biogenesis protein PilM: MQIFHKMITAIDVGKSWISGARARKFRGIISKPVFASVRNEGNVVEHLKTLKEKLRPDVEDIVVTNFPVEEVLFNTLEIPKELRKSELRTYITAEMSRILNLSSSEIALDFVRNPIGKALVMVTKTRRLNEWISNITAAGFPLPDVVIPDVFKYLQLLKIPGPEACVLVLLTRDYSVVAVCVSGSPLGIRTFSYSLDETISIVSEETGLNETEIVQELSKQESSNAKNVFESITVDLPYSVEREIIFLLSSALPGSSIRDVAKFYIFCDPLGFTPHYVKLFEAVETMQGKIQPLSLSIDAKDLPAGTIGLLVRGGEEFGKNKLVQI, translated from the coding sequence GTGCAGATATTTCACAAGATGATAACCGCGATCGATGTGGGAAAAAGCTGGATAAGTGGGGCGAGGGCGAGAAAGTTCAGAGGTATCATCTCGAAACCAGTCTTCGCGAGCGTCAGAAACGAGGGGAACGTTGTGGAACATCTGAAGACGCTGAAAGAGAAACTGAGACCAGACGTGGAGGACATAGTCGTAACGAACTTTCCGGTGGAGGAAGTGCTCTTCAACACCTTAGAGATTCCCAAGGAATTGAGGAAATCGGAGCTCAGAACGTACATAACCGCTGAGATGTCGAGGATTCTGAACCTTTCTTCATCGGAAATAGCACTCGATTTTGTGAGAAATCCCATCGGAAAAGCGCTCGTGATGGTGACGAAGACTCGTCGCCTCAACGAATGGATAAGCAACATCACTGCCGCGGGCTTTCCGCTGCCAGACGTGGTGATACCCGACGTCTTCAAGTATCTGCAACTGTTGAAAATACCTGGGCCTGAGGCGTGCGTGCTGGTGCTCCTGACGCGCGATTACAGTGTGGTCGCCGTGTGCGTATCTGGCTCACCGCTGGGCATCAGGACGTTCTCTTATTCTCTGGATGAGACCATCTCGATAGTCAGTGAAGAGACGGGTCTCAACGAGACGGAGATAGTTCAGGAGCTATCCAAGCAAGAATCCAGCAACGCGAAGAACGTTTTCGAATCCATAACGGTTGACTTGCCCTACTCTGTGGAGAGGGAGATCATATTCCTGCTCAGCTCAGCCCTGCCAGGATCGTCCATAAGGGATGTTGCGAAATTCTACATCTTCTGTGATCCTTTAGGGTTTACACCCCATTATGTGAAACTCTTCGAAGCAGTTGAAACCATGCAGGGAAAGATCCAGCCATTAAGCTTGAGCATCGATGCGAAAGACTTGCCTGCGGGAACGATCGGTCTTCTGGTGCGTGGAGGTGAAGAATTTGGAAAGAATAAACTTGTTCAGATATAA
- a CDS encoding biotin--[acetyl-CoA-carboxylase] ligase, whose product MIGENIVRVPIIGSTNDFLKENWRTFPHGTVVVADVQTAGRGRFNRLWHSPEGGLWFSILFKPRKRVRPNFYTKLCAVSIVRALKRTKIDAKLKWPNDVYVDGKKLAGILTETVFEEEQIRAVIVGIGLNVNNEIPQELEKKATSLKILTGEEFEKLSIMTSILKQINKALKVYSKKPEALTRVWKNMLIQKEGQMIVFKTANGVLRGKLLKINEESLTLSTENGPVELSSLELMDE is encoded by the coding sequence ATGATCGGTGAAAACATCGTAAGGGTTCCGATCATAGGTTCAACGAACGACTTTCTGAAAGAAAACTGGCGAACGTTTCCCCATGGCACAGTTGTGGTGGCCGATGTACAGACTGCGGGTCGAGGCAGGTTCAACAGGTTGTGGCATTCACCGGAAGGTGGTCTGTGGTTTTCGATACTTTTCAAACCCAGGAAGCGTGTCCGACCGAACTTCTACACGAAGTTGTGTGCCGTTTCGATCGTCAGAGCGTTGAAGCGTACGAAAATCGATGCGAAACTCAAGTGGCCGAACGATGTTTACGTGGATGGGAAAAAGCTGGCAGGAATACTCACAGAAACCGTCTTCGAAGAAGAACAGATCAGGGCCGTCATCGTTGGTATCGGCCTGAACGTGAACAACGAGATTCCACAGGAACTGGAAAAGAAAGCCACCAGTTTGAAGATCCTGACAGGAGAGGAATTCGAAAAGCTGTCCATTATGACGTCAATCCTGAAACAGATCAACAAAGCGCTGAAGGTTTACTCGAAAAAACCAGAGGCGCTCACGCGGGTTTGGAAGAACATGTTGATCCAGAAAGAAGGGCAGATGATCGTTTTCAAGACCGCTAACGGCGTGCTGAGAGGCAAGCTTCTGAAAATAAATGAAGAAAGTCTAACGCTGAGTACCGAAAACGGTCCTGTGGAACTATCATCGCTCGAGTTAATGGACGAATGA
- a CDS encoding S4 domain-containing protein encodes MRIDKYLKQTGMIKRRTVAQRMIESGKVSVNGRIVKPSYEVKIGDKIKIIFPFKEVELLVDQQGKPKLLNETKKDHIDYADPADS; translated from the coding sequence GTGAGAATAGACAAGTACCTCAAACAGACCGGGATGATCAAGAGGAGAACGGTCGCTCAGAGGATGATAGAGAGCGGAAAAGTTTCTGTGAATGGAAGGATTGTTAAACCCTCTTATGAAGTGAAAATCGGTGACAAGATAAAGATAATCTTTCCTTTCAAGGAAGTGGAACTGCTCGTCGATCAGCAGGGTAAACCCAAACTTTTGAACGAAACAAAAAAGGACCACATTGATTATGCGGATCCGGCAGACAGCTGA